One segment of Solanum lycopersicum chromosome 1, SLM_r2.1 DNA contains the following:
- the LOC101266257 gene encoding transcription factor Pur-alpha 1 isoform X1, which produces MEGNSSGGGGGGNDVELLCKTLQVEHKLFYFDLKENPRGRYLKISEKTSATRSTIIVPFNGISWFLDLFNYYVNSDDQDVFSKELQLDTKVFYFDVGENRRGRFLKVSEASVSRNRSTIIVPAGSARDEGWAAFRNILAEINEASRLFISPNQQSLETSERLGLSDDVGAGFISSHSSQSAPTADLTIERTIDLPAADEVSDVGVSKVIRVDQKRFFFDLGNNNRGHFLRISEVAGSDRSSIILPLSGLKQFYDMVGHFVEISKDRLEGITGANVRTIDSPQR; this is translated from the exons ATGGAGGGAAATTCGAGTGGTGGCGGTGGTGGTGGAAACGACGTAGAGTTATTGTGCAAGACGTTACAGGTAGAACACAAGCTTTTCTATTTCGACCTGAAGGAGAATCCACGTGGACGATACCTGAAAATCTCGGAGAAAACGTCGGCAACAAGGTCTACTATAATAGTACCATTCAACGGCATCTCATGGTTCCTCGATCTCTTCAATTACTATGTCAATTCAGATGACCAGGATGTCTTTAGCAAAGAACTCCAACTTGATACCAAG GTGTTTTACTTTGATGTAGGAGAGAATAGGCGAGGGCGCTTTCTGAAG GTCTCTGAAGCATCTGTTAGCAGGAACCGTAGTACCATTATTGTTCCAGCAGGAAGTGCCCGGGATGAGGGATGGGCAGCATTTAGGAATATTTTGGCAGAGATTAACGAAGCCTCAAGGCTATTTATTTCGCCCAATCAG CAGAGTTTGGAAACCTCAGAGCGTCTTGGGCTTTCAGATGATGTAGGAGCTGGTTTTATATCCAGTCACTCTTCTCAATCTGCTCCCACAGCTGATTTGACTATTGAACGGACCATTGATTTGCCAGCAGCTGACGAAGTTAGTGACGTGGGGGTCTCCAAAGTAATCAGGGTTGACCAGAAGAGGTTCTTCTTTGATCTTGGGAATAACAATCGGGGCCATTTCTTACGAATATCGGAG GTAGCAGGTTCTGACCGCTCTTCAATAATTCTTCCCCTTTCTGGCCTGAAACAATTTTATGACATGGTGGGTCACTTTGTAGAGATAAGCAAAGATCGCCTCGAAGGAATTACAGGTGCAAATGTTCGGACAATTGACTCCCCACAGAGATGA
- the LOC101266257 gene encoding transcription factor Pur-alpha 1 isoform X2: MEGNSSGGGGGGNDVELLCKTLQVEHKLFYFDLKENPRGRYLKISEKTSATRSTIIVPFNGISWFLDLFNYYVNSDDQDVFSKELQLDTKVFYFDVGENRRGRFLKVSEASVSRNRSTIIVPAGSARDEGWAAFRNILAEINEASRLFISPNQSLETSERLGLSDDVGAGFISSHSSQSAPTADLTIERTIDLPAADEVSDVGVSKVIRVDQKRFFFDLGNNNRGHFLRISEVAGSDRSSIILPLSGLKQFYDMVGHFVEISKDRLEGITGANVRTIDSPQR, encoded by the exons ATGGAGGGAAATTCGAGTGGTGGCGGTGGTGGTGGAAACGACGTAGAGTTATTGTGCAAGACGTTACAGGTAGAACACAAGCTTTTCTATTTCGACCTGAAGGAGAATCCACGTGGACGATACCTGAAAATCTCGGAGAAAACGTCGGCAACAAGGTCTACTATAATAGTACCATTCAACGGCATCTCATGGTTCCTCGATCTCTTCAATTACTATGTCAATTCAGATGACCAGGATGTCTTTAGCAAAGAACTCCAACTTGATACCAAG GTGTTTTACTTTGATGTAGGAGAGAATAGGCGAGGGCGCTTTCTGAAG GTCTCTGAAGCATCTGTTAGCAGGAACCGTAGTACCATTATTGTTCCAGCAGGAAGTGCCCGGGATGAGGGATGGGCAGCATTTAGGAATATTTTGGCAGAGATTAACGAAGCCTCAAGGCTATTTATTTCGCCCAATCAG AGTTTGGAAACCTCAGAGCGTCTTGGGCTTTCAGATGATGTAGGAGCTGGTTTTATATCCAGTCACTCTTCTCAATCTGCTCCCACAGCTGATTTGACTATTGAACGGACCATTGATTTGCCAGCAGCTGACGAAGTTAGTGACGTGGGGGTCTCCAAAGTAATCAGGGTTGACCAGAAGAGGTTCTTCTTTGATCTTGGGAATAACAATCGGGGCCATTTCTTACGAATATCGGAG GTAGCAGGTTCTGACCGCTCTTCAATAATTCTTCCCCTTTCTGGCCTGAAACAATTTTATGACATGGTGGGTCACTTTGTAGAGATAAGCAAAGATCGCCTCGAAGGAATTACAGGTGCAAATGTTCGGACAATTGACTCCCCACAGAGATGA